One region of Thalassophryne amazonica chromosome 16, fThaAma1.1, whole genome shotgun sequence genomic DNA includes:
- the LOC117527244 gene encoding parvalbumin beta-like has protein sequence MSFKDMLTEANIAAALDGCKDADTFDHKKFFNTCGLSGKSDADLGAAFNIIDQDHSGFIEENELKLFLQNFNQNARALTDKETKTFLKAADTDGDGKIGSAEFTAVAKK, from the exons ATGTCTTTCAAGGATATGCTGACTGAAGCTAACATCGCTGCAGCCCTGGATGGGTGCAAAG ATGCTGACACATTTGACCACAAGAAGTTCTTCAACACATGTGGTCTGTCTGGCAAGTCTGACGCTGACCTGGGTGCAGCCTTCAACATCATTGATCAGGACCATAGTGGCTTCATTGAGGAGAATGAGCTGAA GTTGTTCCTCCAGAATTTCAACCAAAATGCACGCGCGTTGACCGACAAGGAGACCAAGACTTTCCTCAAAGCTGCTGACACTGACGGTGATGGCAAGATTGGCTCTGCTG
- the LOC117527245 gene encoding parvalbumin beta-2-like, with the protein MAFAGVLNDAEVKAALDGCSAADSFDHTKFFQTCGLAKKSADDVKKAFQIIDQDGSGFIEEDELKLFLQNFSSGARALTDKETKAFLQAGDTDGDGKIGADEFAAIVKA; encoded by the exons atggccTTCGCTGGTGTCCTCAATGATGCTGAAGTAAAAGCAGCTCTGGATGGTTGCTCAG CTGCTGACTCCTTTGATCACACAAAGTTCTTCCAGACATGTGGGCTGGCCAAAAAGTCCGCAGATGATGTCAAGAAGGCTTTTCAAATCATTGACCAGGATGGCAGTGGCTTCATTGAGGAGGATGAGCTGAA GCTGTTCCTGCAGAATTTCAGTTCTGGTGCCAGAGCACTCACTGACAAAGAGACCAAGGCTTTCCTCCAAGCTGGTGACACTGATGGTGACGGCAAGATTGGAGCTGATG AGTTTGCTGCCATTGTAAAGGCATAA